Proteins co-encoded in one Juglans regia cultivar Chandler chromosome 16, Walnut 2.0, whole genome shotgun sequence genomic window:
- the LOC108989816 gene encoding pectate lyase-like, giving the protein MAKVNKNIVLLRVLLVSFVVIIPTLHAAVDNFVPLDGYWKQRAVEARKASLEAYDPHPEEITSDLNFHVNKVLTGSNNTRRNLKKNTGPCRATNPIDRCWRCDPNWAKNRKKLADCVLGFGRNTVGGKYGPYYVVTDSSDDDLVNPKPGTLRYAVTQDGPLWIIFERSMIIRLHEELIMTSNKTIDARGANVRIVYGAGITLQFVQNVIIHNIHIHNIYAGSGGLIRDAMNHVGIRTPSDGDGISIFGSSNIWIDHVSMSQCQDGLIDAIMGSTAITISNCHFTNHNEVMLFGASDSFSGDEIMQITVAFNHFGRGLVQRMPRCRWGFVHVINNDYTHWLMYAIGGSSHPTIISQGNRFIAPPNLAAKEVTKRDYASESEWSNWTWRSDGDLMMNGAFFVQSGTEFDKKPFSRLDVIKSRPGTYVKRLTRFSGTLSCKPGLPC; this is encoded by the exons ATGGCAAAAGTTAACAAAAATATTGTCTTGCTCCGTGTGTTGTTGGTGTCATTTGTTGTGATTATCCCGACCCTTCATGCTGCCGTTGACAATTTCGTTCCATTGGATGGTTACTGGAAGCAACGAGCTGTGGAGGCCAGAAAGGCTTCCCTTGAGGCCTATGATCCACATCCTGAGGAAATCACTAGCGACCTCAACTTTCATGTCAACAA GGTTCTGACTGGGAGCAACAACACGAGAAGAAACCTAAAGAAGAACACGGGTCCATGCAGGGCCACCAACCCCATTGATAGATGCTGGAGGTGTGACCCAAACTGGGCCAAAAATCGCAAGAAGCTAGCTGACTGCGTGCTCGGCTTTGGCCGCAACACTGTTGGTGGAAAATATGGTCCTTACTATGTTGTGACTGATTCCTCGGACGACGACCTAGTGAATCCCAAGCCCGGAACCCTCCGCTATGCCGTTACCCAGGATGGGCCCCTCTGGATTATCTTTGAACGCAGCATGATCATTAGGCTCCATGAGGAGTTGATCATGACCAGCAACAAAACCATTGATGCTAGGGGAGCCAATGTGCGCATCGTTTATGGTGCCGGCATCACCCTCCAGTTCGTGCAAAATGTGATCATCCATAACATCCATATCCATAACATTTACGCCGGTAGTGGTGGACTCATCAGGGATGCTATGAACCATGTCGGTATCAGGACACCTAGTGATGGCGATGGTATCTCCATCTTTGGCTCATCCAACATCTGGATTGACCATGTTTCCATGTCCCAATGCCAAGATGGTCTCATTGATGCCATTATGGGATCAACTGCTATAACAATCTCCAACTGCCATTTTACCAACCACAATGAG GTGATGTTGTTTGGTGCAAGCGATAGCTTTTCTGGTGACGAGATAATGCAAATCACAGTTGCCTTTAATCACTTTGGAAGGGGATTGGTGCAGCGAATGCCAAGGTGCCGATGGGGGTTCGTCCATGTTATTAACAATGACTATACTCATTGGCTTATGTATGCCATTGGTGGTAGTAGCCATCCTACCATTATCAGTCAGGGTAACAGATTCATTGCTCCTCCAAACCTGGCTGCTAAAGAG GTGACCAAGAGAGACTATGCATCTGAGAGTGAGTGGAGCAACTGGACATGGAGGTCCGATGGAGATTTGATGATGAATGGTGCGTTCTTTGTTCAATCAGGGACTGAATTCGACAAAAAACCATTCTCAAGGTTGGATGTGATCAAATCGAGACCTGGAACCTATGTGAAAAGACTCACACGCTTCTCGGGTACACTTAGCTGCAAACCAGGCTTACCCTGTTAG